Part of the Halalkalibacter krulwichiae genome is shown below.
GTAGTTATATTATCTGGTTGTGTTGAAACGAGTGTCGTTGATGAAGTGTCAATGGTTCGTGCAGCAGCATTTGATACAGTTGAAGGTGGACGAATAAAAGTAACGGCTAATTTTCCGACTTTCCCAGAAGACGGTGCGGAGAATACACTAGCAGATGGATTGCTAGCAGCTACAGGTGATACGACAAAAGGAGCGCGTATTATCTTAAATCAAAAAAATCAAAAGCCTTTAGTCGCCGGTCAACTTCGCTTATTGCTGTTTAGTGAAGAATTAGCGGAAGGAGGAATTGAGAACTTAATTGATGCTATGTATCGTGACCCTTCGGTAGGAAACCGAATTTATCTTGCTATCGCAGAGGGAAGTGATGCTGGTCGATTTTTAGAATCAGATGAAAAAAGTGGGGAGCTTTCAGGTGTTTTTTTACCTGAACTGATTGAGCATAACATGGAAAATAATATGGTTCCAGAGACGAATATGCACCAGTTTCTTTTTAGTTTATATAACGATGGACGCGATGCTTTTTTACCTTTAGTACGAAAAACGGAAGAAGAAAACATTGATGTCTGGGGGACTGCTGTTTTTTCAGGTGATAAGTTACATACGAAACTTGATCACGACGATTCTTTTATGTTGAAAATGATGCTTGAACGAACAAAGAGATCAACGAAACAGTTTAGCTTACAAAATGATGAAGATGAAACCTTTGTTGTCATCGATAATATTCATAGTTCGGTATCTAGGACCATTCATACACAGGGAGAAGTTCCAGAATTCAAAGTTGAGATCGATATCATTGGAGCTATAGATGATTACAGCGGCGACAAGAATTTAGATGATGAAACGATTATTAAAGAGATAGAAACCTCAGTTGAGGAAACCATTAAAGCGGATTCAGAAAATTTATTAAATGATTTTAGAGAGAAAGGTATAGATCCAGTTGGAGTTGGGGAAGTTTATCGAAGTACGAACAGGAATTGGGATGCGGAAAGATGGAAGAATGAGATTTATCCAACAGTTAGCTTTACTGTCGATGTTGAGTTGAAAGTTGTTCAATCTGGAGCAGTAGAAAATTAAGGAATAAATTGGATGAAATTCCATATGATAAAAAGTGTATGGAATGGAAAACTGAATATCGGTTTGGAATTAGAGGAGGAAAGTATGGTTGACTTTATTAAGCGTATTTGTATTGCCTTAGCTTTAGCGACATTTATTGGTTTGTTGTTTATGAGTACAACAACGACATTCGCGCAGACAAAATCCGAAGTGCCAGAGGAGCTTTTCGAAGCCCTCATCTGGCCTACTGTCGGTGAAATTACAGATACATATGGAACAAGAGGTGGCGAACATTATGGAATCGATGTAGCAGCACCTGAGGGTACTCCTGTCGTTGCCATTGCTGATGGGATTGTCAGTCGTTCCTATTATTCTGATACATATGGTAACGTTATTTTTATCGAACATGATAATGGATTAGAAACAGTCTATGCTCACCTTCACAAAAGAGAAGCAGAAGAGGGACAAGCTTTAATAGAGGGAGAAAAGATTGGAACGGTCGGGAATACCGGTCGATCATCAGGGAATCATCTTCATTTTGAGGTCCATGACGGCAATTGGAATATTGAGAAAACTGAATCGATCGATCCAATGTTAGTTCTTTCAAAAGAGTCTGAGTTTATGTATGCTGCTTTAGGAGTGGATTCTCCATATGGACAAGATTGGAAAGAAAGAGAAATTGCATCTGCTATGAGTCCAAATATGGACGAGACATCAAGAGAAACAAGTAAACCATTAAATAACAAAGAGCAAGTTGTGCAAGTGAAAGTACAGTCTGGAGATACACTTTGGAGTATATCAAGCAGTTTCGATGTTACGGTTGACGAGTTAAAGGAATGGAATGAACTAGAAAATGATGTGATTCAAGAAGAGGATGTATTAATTATTGAAGAATCAACGTTCGTTCATATTACGGAACAAGGAGATACATTATCATCGATTGCTACACAGTATGGCAAAACGCCTAATCAACTAGTAGAACAAAATGATTTAAATTCAGATCTCCTATTACCTGGACAAGCCATCATTGTAAACTAAGTCCGCCTCTACAAAAAAAAAATCAAATATGATAACATAAAGTCAAGTTTACATAGGTTAGGATGAACGTAGATGGCAATTGTTCAAGTGAATACGAATACGGAGTTATTTCAATGGTTGAATGAACAGACGGATTTAAATAGTACCCAAGTGGACCTTGTTGACGGTTTTATTTTTATGCTGAAAAAAATAAATCTTCATCGGTCGATTCGTCTTATAAATAATAAGACATTGCATCCAAGGTTCTGGAGGTCACATGATCGAACATTTGGTTATGAGTTAATGAAACAAAAAAAGAGAAGAGTCGCACACCTCTATCAATTCTATGTTGATGTTGCGTTTGCAGAGCATCTCGTTGAAACCGTGAATGACCATATTGCTTTAACTGAAGAAGGTCAGCGCTTTCTTGAAAAGACTTGTGATGAACAATTAGATTTATTGTTCTCTTATATATGGTAATTATTTCAAGAGCAAGTGGATATCCACTTGCTCTTATTCGTATAACAATCGTTGCTCTCTCCTCCGATAGAAATACTATCTTGGTAAATTTAGTTGTATGGTTCAGGGATTAAACTCATATATATGGAATAGAGGAGGGATTGTTATGAAGTATATTGTTCAAAAGGGCGACACGCTAATGAAAGTGTCAAAGAAATTTGGAGTCAGACCGTTTGATTTATTATTGTTTAATCCTCATATTTATTCAGCTGAAAGTTATATATATCCAGGTGTAGAATTACACATCCCAAAAATGAATCGTGACCATTCAATGGTCGATGAGCAATATATAGAAACCGAGTTTGGACAGGTCGATTTAGAAAATAGGCTACCAGATCTGAAGAAACTTGGCGTGAGAGTAGAAATTATTGGGTATTCCGTTATGAATCAGCCGCTTTACGCTCTGTCAATTGGAACTGGGAAAAAGGAGATTTTTTATTCAGGGGGCTGGCATGCGAACGAATGGCATACGAGTAAATTTCTTTGTAAATACATAGAAGAGTTAGCTATCCATCAACAACAAGCGATGATTTGGAACGGTTATGATGTGAAAAAAATGTTAGAAGATGTCACTCTTTTCATCGTGCCTCTTGTAAATCCTGATGGGGTTGATCTTGTTTTACAAGGAATTTATGACGAGCATCCTTATTTTAACGAAGTTCTCACCATTAATAAAGGCATGAGGCGATTTGATCATTGGTCATCTAATATTAGAGGAGTCGATTTAAATCATCAATGGCCAGCAGGTTGGGACATTGAAGCAAAAGAAAGCCCCCAACAGCCATGGGCGAGGCATTATAGTGGACCTGCACCACTTAGTGAGCCAGAAGCAAAGGCTATTTTCGATTATACGAAGAAACACTCCTTTTCACATGTATTAGCCTTTCACTCTCAAGGCCAGGTAATTTATTGGGGGTATCGTGGAATGGAACCAATCGAAAGCAAAGAGATGGTGGAAAAGTTATCTCTAGTAAGTTCGTATACACCTGTTCATACTGCTGATAGTGATGGTGGCTATAAGGATTGGTTTATTCAGGATTCAGGAAAGCCAGGGTTTACAATTGAAGTTGGAGTTGGGACGAATCCACTTCCAGTTGAGTCATTTGCAGAAATTTGGTCTAATAATTGTCTTCTTGCATTAGAAGGACTTTCGCTTTAACGTTTACAGTAGTTGCCAAACCTCGTGAACAGAGTTACAATTTTATTGTAAAAGACGGTAGATAGGTAGATTTACGGGGGTAATTACGATGGCTATAGAACATGTGCGACCAAAAAAGATATACGAAATTGTCGCAGAGCGTATAACTGAAATGATTAAAAACGGAGAAGTTTCGCCAGGTGAGCGATTAGCATCTGTACAACAACTTGCTGAAGACTTTAATGTAGGAAGATCAGCTATTAGAGAAGCATTAAGTGCTCTAAAGGCAGTTGGGCTAGTTGAAATTAAGCAAGGAGAAGGGACCTTTGTTAAAAAGATTAACCACGATATAGCAGCAAACGTCATTCCTTCTGTAGCCTTTATGAAGCAAGAGGATGTTAGACAGTTATTTGAAATAAGAAAGATTGTTGAAACAGGTGCTGCCTCATTGGCTGCTTTGAATCACACTGAAGAAGATTTACAGCAAATTGAAAACATTATTGACGAAATGAAGCGGGCAGTAGGAGACGGTGAGTTGGGTGAGAAGGCCGATGTTGACTTTCATATGGCAATCGTCCGTTCTACGAAAAATGAAATGCTTTTAAAGTTACTAGAGACGGTTTCAGATACGATGCAAGTGGCGATGAGAGAAGCTCGAAAGCTCTTTCTTTATACAGAAAGTGATCAAATGCAAAAATTGTATAAGGACCATCTGGAAATTTTTGAAGCAATTAAAAGCAAAGATTCAAAAAAGGCCTACGATGCCATGATGAAACACATTGTTGATGTAGAAAAGTCTGTTTTCCAAACTAAAGGGGTTTCAAAATAAAAAAGAGAGTAGCCTCCATTTGGCTACTCTCCAATTTTTTAAAAAGCGCTGATTCTATTCAAATTTTAAAGCATCGCCATCAAAAGACTCATCTGCTACTTTAATTGAGTCCGTTGGGCAGCCTTCTTGAGCATCAATCATGTCTTCTTCAAGCTCTTCAGGAATAGCAGCCGTTCCTTGGTTGTCATCAAGAATTACAAATGCGATACCTTCATCATCGTAATCATAAATATCAGGTGCTGCTGCGCCGCATGCACCACATGCAATGCATGTGTCTTTATCTACAATTGTGTACTTTGCCATTGGATTAAACCCTCCATTAATTTTCTCCTCGTTGTCATGGACAACTTTTTATCCAGAAATGTATTTTTCTACTGACTTATTGTAAAACGGATTGCCAAACTTTTCAACCAATTGATTTTAAGAAGCGGTATAAAAAGACAAGAATTGATAACGTTAGGCAAATAGTTGAAGCAAGAGTCCTTAGCTTATTTATTTCCTTGTTGTTATTTTTCAGACACTTTCTTCTCTGGAATTTGTTACAATAATAGTATGACGAGTGGCTTGTAAGGGTGATTAAATGAAAATGAGACTAAACATTATTGTAACCATTTTACATGCTTTTAATGGCGAACGTTCCATTTATGGAGCTTTCCATTTATTAAAGGGGAAAAGGTCAGCTCAAACGATTCAAGACGGAGCATTCTTCGGTTTAATGTCCTACTTTGGTTTATATCCAACATTATCTAGACAGCAATTAGAAGATGATGTAAAGCAATTAATTAAGACAGGAATTGTAGAAGTCGTGGAATCAGAACGTGTTAACGTAACAACCAAAGGAAAAGATCAATTAGACCAATTTCATAAGAAATATGCTTTTTTAACGGACCTACAAGGCTGGCGATATCATTCGTACTCTGAAGAAGTCTGGTTAAGACTATGTTTATTTATTCAAACATTACTAAATATTTCATCTAAAAATAGTAAATTTTTTCCTATAACACATCGGGTGCCCATTCAACTTTGGGTTAAAAGGAATCTTCCGCATCCAAATGAACGAAATCAAACGATTCAGTCTTTGTATGAAGAACTTTCAATATTCTTGTCAAACTGTTCAGAGGCACAGGCAATGATCTTCACTCACCAATTAAGTGGTTATAAAAAAGTTGGATTAATTCATAGCCAAATAGCTGAAAGTATGATGCTTAGTGAAGAAGAAGTTGAGCTTTGTCATAAAGCAAGCGTTCACCGTCTCATCACCGAAGTGACAGAAAATCCTCTTCAATTCAAACAGTTAGCAAGATTTATTCAAGATCAACAACAATCAGTTATTCTTACGGAATCAGCTAAACATACCTACTCCTTGCTTAAAAAAGGCATGTCTGCTGAAGCTATTTGTGAAAAAAGAAAGTTAAAAAAGAGTACAATTGAAGATCACATTGTTGAAATAGCCATTCAAGATCAACAATTTTCTATTAGAGAGTTTGTCCCTACCGAAACAGAACAAGCGATTCTGCAATTATCATCTCAAATGCAGACAACGAGGTTGCGTGAACTAAAGGAACATTTAGCTATTGAAGTTTCTTACTTCATGATTCGATTAGTATTAGCAAGAAAGAAGGGGAACTATGGAGCTTGAAAAGGCATTGTTGCATTATTTTGGCTATGAAAGCTTTCGAGAAGGTCAAAAGGAGATTATAACTTCACTTATGGATGGAGTAGATGTTATCGCAATGTTGCCAACGGGTACAGGAAAGTCAATCTGCTACCAACTACCGGCAATTTTGTCTGAAGGGGTTACAATTATCGTTTCGCCACTCTTATCGTTAATGGAAGACCAAGTGCAACAATTACGAAGTGAGGGTATAAAAGATGTTGTTGCAATTAACAGTTTCATGAATCGAGAAGACCGTGAAATCGTTTTACAGCAATTACATACCTATAAAATGATTTATCTTTCACCAGAAATGTTGCAATCTCCATTTGTGTTGTCAAAAATAAAAAAATTAAAAATTACTTATTTTGTAGTTGATGAAGCTCATTGTATCTCACAATGGGGGCATGATTTTAGACCAGATTACTTACGGTTAGACGCTGTACTACATACATTAGGTAGGCCTACCTGTTTAGCGATAACGGCAACAGCAACCACTGAGGTTCAACAAGATATTAGTAAACAGCTAGCACTAAGAAATCCGAACTACTATATCTATTCCGTTGATCGTCCTACAATTTCCTATCAAGTGGAAAAATGTCAAAATGCACAAGAGAAAATTGAGAGGATTAAGGATTTGGTTCAAAACTTGCAAGGGCCGGGAATGATTTATTTTTCTAGTCGAATGTGGGCTGAAAATATTTCCAATTTGCTTAAACAAGCAGGTGTAAAACGTGTTGCTTATTATCATGGTGGATTATCAACAGAAGATCGACTTTTGTTGCAACAACAATTTATGAGTGGTCAAATTGAACTAATCTGTTGTACTAGTGCTTTTGGAATGGGAATTAATAAAAAAGACATTCGGTATGTCATCCATTTTCATTATCCGATTGACCTTGAGTCTTATGTGCAAGAAATAGGACGAGCTGCAAGAGATGGAAACTCAGCTGCAGCAATTTTGTTATATTGTGAA
Proteins encoded:
- a CDS encoding FadR/GntR family transcriptional regulator, translating into MAIEHVRPKKIYEIVAERITEMIKNGEVSPGERLASVQQLAEDFNVGRSAIREALSALKAVGLVEIKQGEGTFVKKINHDIAANVIPSVAFMKQEDVRQLFEIRKIVETGAASLAALNHTEEDLQQIENIIDEMKRAVGDGELGEKADVDFHMAIVRSTKNEMLLKLLETVSDTMQVAMREARKLFLYTESDQMQKLYKDHLEIFEAIKSKDSKKAYDAMMKHIVDVEKSVFQTKGVSK
- a CDS encoding RecQ family ATP-dependent DNA helicase translates to MELEKALLHYFGYESFREGQKEIITSLMDGVDVIAMLPTGTGKSICYQLPAILSEGVTIIVSPLLSLMEDQVQQLRSEGIKDVVAINSFMNREDREIVLQQLHTYKMIYLSPEMLQSPFVLSKIKKLKITYFVVDEAHCISQWGHDFRPDYLRLDAVLHTLGRPTCLAITATATTEVQQDISKQLALRNPNYYIYSVDRPTISYQVEKCQNAQEKIERIKDLVQNLQGPGMIYFSSRMWAENISNLLKQAGVKRVAYYHGGLSTEDRLLLQQQFMSGQIELICCTSAFGMGINKKDIRYVIHFHYPIDLESYVQEIGRAARDGNSAAAILLYCEEDQGLVNMLLERELLTDEQLYQLLAHLQKHSELEDNKEQELVQFMQINEVSWRTIRYQLETRGVLKKHRVYPFSMDSLFESIRQEEQERMQNKQKNLASFLRWIRTKTCRREKLLLYFNEQLEKHPSNCCDNCGANLTNFKRAVGREDSPVLIPWREALSDLFRQNEMRNNEKTT
- a CDS encoding helix-turn-helix domain-containing protein, with translation MKMRLNIIVTILHAFNGERSIYGAFHLLKGKRSAQTIQDGAFFGLMSYFGLYPTLSRQQLEDDVKQLIKTGIVEVVESERVNVTTKGKDQLDQFHKKYAFLTDLQGWRYHSYSEEVWLRLCLFIQTLLNISSKNSKFFPITHRVPIQLWVKRNLPHPNERNQTIQSLYEELSIFLSNCSEAQAMIFTHQLSGYKKVGLIHSQIAESMMLSEEEVELCHKASVHRLITEVTENPLQFKQLARFIQDQQQSVILTESAKHTYSLLKKGMSAEAICEKRKLKKSTIEDHIVEIAIQDQQFSIREFVPTETEQAILQLSSQMQTTRLRELKEHLAIEVSYFMIRLVLARKKGNYGA
- a CDS encoding ferredoxin, which gives rise to MAKYTIVDKDTCIACGACGAAAPDIYDYDDEGIAFVILDDNQGTAAIPEELEEDMIDAQEGCPTDSIKVADESFDGDALKFE
- a CDS encoding M14 family metallopeptidase, whose protein sequence is MKYIVQKGDTLMKVSKKFGVRPFDLLLFNPHIYSAESYIYPGVELHIPKMNRDHSMVDEQYIETEFGQVDLENRLPDLKKLGVRVEIIGYSVMNQPLYALSIGTGKKEIFYSGGWHANEWHTSKFLCKYIEELAIHQQQAMIWNGYDVKKMLEDVTLFIVPLVNPDGVDLVLQGIYDEHPYFNEVLTINKGMRRFDHWSSNIRGVDLNHQWPAGWDIEAKESPQQPWARHYSGPAPLSEPEAKAIFDYTKKHSFSHVLAFHSQGQVIYWGYRGMEPIESKEMVEKLSLVSSYTPVHTADSDGGYKDWFIQDSGKPGFTIEVGVGTNPLPVESFAEIWSNNCLLALEGLSL
- a CDS encoding Ger(x)C family spore germination protein translates to MRKRLQCSFLILLFVVILSGCVETSVVDEVSMVRAAAFDTVEGGRIKVTANFPTFPEDGAENTLADGLLAATGDTTKGARIILNQKNQKPLVAGQLRLLLFSEELAEGGIENLIDAMYRDPSVGNRIYLAIAEGSDAGRFLESDEKSGELSGVFLPELIEHNMENNMVPETNMHQFLFSLYNDGRDAFLPLVRKTEEENIDVWGTAVFSGDKLHTKLDHDDSFMLKMMLERTKRSTKQFSLQNDEDETFVVIDNIHSSVSRTIHTQGEVPEFKVEIDIIGAIDDYSGDKNLDDETIIKEIETSVEETIKADSENLLNDFREKGIDPVGVGEVYRSTNRNWDAERWKNEIYPTVSFTVDVELKVVQSGAVEN
- a CDS encoding peptidoglycan DD-metalloendopeptidase family protein, whose translation is MVDFIKRICIALALATFIGLLFMSTTTTFAQTKSEVPEELFEALIWPTVGEITDTYGTRGGEHYGIDVAAPEGTPVVAIADGIVSRSYYSDTYGNVIFIEHDNGLETVYAHLHKREAEEGQALIEGEKIGTVGNTGRSSGNHLHFEVHDGNWNIEKTESIDPMLVLSKESEFMYAALGVDSPYGQDWKEREIASAMSPNMDETSRETSKPLNNKEQVVQVKVQSGDTLWSISSSFDVTVDELKEWNELENDVIQEEDVLIIEESTFVHITEQGDTLSSIATQYGKTPNQLVEQNDLNSDLLLPGQAIIVN